AAGTCAAGTCCAAGCTGGGGAGTGAGTTGGAAATCTATGCTGAGAAAACTTGGGAAGCCTTTTTTACCCGAGTCAATCGCACCATGAATTTGGTGCAGCCACTGGTCTTTATCTTTGTGGCCCTGATTATCGTTTTACTTTATGCGGCAATGCTTATGCCCATGTATCAAAATATGGAGGTAAATTTTTAAAATGAAAAAACTTATGACAAATTTGAAAAAAGCCAAGGCGAAAGCCTTTACTCTCGTGGAAATGTTGGTGGTCCTTTTAATCATTAGCGTACTTCTCTTGCTCTTTGTGCCTAATTTGACCAAACAAAAGGATGCAGTGAATGACAAAGGAAAAGCTGCTGTTGTTAAGGTGGTGGAAAGTCAGGCAGAACTCTATAGTCTGGACAAGAATGAAGATGCTAGCCTAAGCAAATTACAGGCAGACGGTCGCATCACAGCAGAGCAAGCCAAGGCTTATAAAGAATACCATGCAAAACAAAAAACAAGTCAAACTGTTGCGGATTAAGGCCTTTACCATGTTAGAAAGTCTCTTGGTTTTGGGGCTTGTGAGTATCATTGCCTTGGGCTTGTCCGGCTCAGTTCAGTCCAGTTTTGCAGCGGTAGAGGAGCAGATTTTCTTTATGGAATTTGAAGAACTCTATCGGGAAACTCAAAAACGCAGTCTAGCCAGTCAGCAAAAGACCAGCTTGAACTTAGATGGGCAGACAATCAACAATGGTAGTCAGAAGTTGACTGTTCCCAAAGGGATTCAGGCACCATCTGGACAAACGATTCATTTTGACCGAGCTGGGGGCAATTCCTCTCTAGCTAAGGTTGAATTTCAGACTAGCAAAGGAGCGATTCGTTACCAATTATATCTAGGAAATGGAAAAATTAAACGCATTAAGGAAACTAAAAATTAAGGCAGTGATCTTACTAGAAGCAGTAGTAGCGCTAGCCATATTTGCCAGTATTGCAACCCTCCTCTTGGGACAAATTCAGAAAAATAGACAAGAAGAGGCAGAAATCTTGCAAAAAGAGGAAGTCTTACGTGTGGCTAAGATGGCTCTGCAAACAGGTCAAAATCAGGTAAAGGTAAATGGAGTGGAGATTCAGGTGTATTCTAATGAAAAAGGATTGGAGGTCTACTATGGTTCAGAGAAATTGCTCGACCTTAAAGAGCGGTAAGGTAAGAGCATTCACTCTTTTAGAATCTCTGGTTGCCCTTATCGTCATTAGCGGTAGCTTGCTCCTCTTTCAAGCCATGAGTCAGCTCCTCATTTCAGAAGTTCGTTACCAGCAACAAAGCGAGCAAAAGGAGTGGCTCTTGTTTGTGGAACAGCTGGAGGCGGAGTTAGAGCGTTCGCAGTTCGAAAAGGTGGAAGGCAATCGTATTTATATGAAGCAGGATGGCAAGGAAATTGCGGTAGGCAAGTCTAAATTAGATGATTTTCGGAAGACCGATAGCAGTGGCCGGGGCTATCAGCCTATGGTTTATGGATTGAAATCAGCACAAATCACAGAGGAAAATCACTTGGTTCGCTTTCATTTCCAATTTCAAAAGGGCTTAGAAAGGGAGTTCATCTATCGTGTGGAAAAAGCAAAAAGTTAAGGCAGGCGTTCTCTTATATGCAGTCACCATGGCAGCTATCTTTAGTCTTTTGTTGCAGTTTTATTTGAATCGGCAAGTAGCCCATCGCAAAGACTTTGCCCTAAACAAAGAAAAGTTGGCCGCTTTTGCTATGGCCAAGCGAAGTAAAGATAAGGTTGAGCAAGAAAGTGGGGAACGAGTCTTCAACTTAGGAAAAGTCAGGTATCAAAATACGAAAACAGGTTTTGCAACAAGTGTTCGTATGAATAAGGGCAACTATGAATTTCTCTTTCCTCCGATGAAAACCCAAGAGAAGAAAACAGCTAAAAAGGAAGAGGTAGCGACTGATTCAAGCCAAGAACCAAATCAGAAAAAAACAGAAAATAAGGCAGATAAGAAAGACAATTCCTAGTCAATTCAACTACTTTGTGTTAAACTAAAAGCATGAAACATGATTTTAATCACAAAGCAGAAACCTTTGATTCGCCCAAAAACATCTTTCTTGCAAACTTGGTTTGTCAAGCAGTTGAAAAACAGATTGATCTTTTATCAGACAAGGAAATACTGGATTTTGGTGGTGGGACGGGGCTATTAGCCTTGCCCCTAGCCAAGCAGGCCAAGTCGGTTACCATTGTAGACATCTCGGAGAAAATGCTGGAGCAAGCCCGTTTGAAAACATATCAGCAAGAAATCAGGAATCTTCAACTCTTGGAGCAGGATTTACTGGTGAATCCTTTGGAGCAACAATTTGATCTGATTGTTGTCAGTCGGGTTCTTCATCATATGCCTAATCTAGATGCGACTCTTGCCATGTTTCACCATCACCTTAGGGAGAATGGACAGGTCCTCATTGCCGATTTTGTCAAGACAGATACCAACCACCATGGTTTTGATTTAGCTGAACTGGAAACTAAGCTCGCCCAGTTTGGTTTTTCAAGCATAGACAGTCAGATTCTCTATAGTGCTGAAGGTCTTTTCCTAGGAAATTACGCAGAGCTCTTTTTAACTGTAGCCCAAAAATCACTCGCTGACTAAAGCAGTGATTTTTTTCTTCAGATGGAAAAAATAGGGGAATTTTGATAAAATAGGGATATGGATTTTGAAAAAATAGAACAAGCTTATACGTATTTATTAGAAAATGTCCAAGTCATCCAAAGTGATCTGGTGACCAACTTTTATGATGCCTTGGTGGAGCAAAATAGTATCTACCTAGATGGTGAGACCGAGCTAGAACAGGTCAAAGAGAACAATCAAGCCCTCAAGCACTTAGCACTTCGCAAGGAAGAGTGGCTCAAGACCTACCAGTTTCTCTTGATGAAGGCAGGACAAACGGAGCCTTTACAGGCCAATCACCAGTTTACACCGGATGCCATTGCCCTCCTCTTGGTACTTGTTGTGGAAGAATTGCTTGATCAAGAGGAAATTAGTATCCTCGAAATAGGTTCTGGTATGGGAATTTTGGGGGCTACTTTCTTGACTTCTCTTGCTAAAAAAGTGGATTACTTGGGAATCGAAGTGGATGACTTGCTGATTGATTTGGCAGCTAGTATGGCAGATGTGATCGGTTTACAGGCTGGTTTTGTCCAAGGAGATGCCGTTCGTCCGCAAATGCTTAAAGAAAGTGACGTGGTCATCAGCGACTTGCCTGTTGGCTATTACCCAGACGATGCCATCGCTTCACGCTATCAAGTGGCTTCTAGTCAAGAGCATACCTATGCCCACCATTTGCTGATGGAGCAAGGGATCAAGTACCTTAAGTCAAATGGCTATGCTATTTTTCTAGCTCCGAGTGATTTATTGACCAGCCCTCAAAGTGACTTATTAAAAGGGTGGCTCAAAGATGAAGTGAGTCTGGCTGCTATCATCGCTCTGCCAGAGGATATTTTCTCAATCGCAAGCCAAGCTAAAAGTATTTTTGTCTTACAGAAGAAAAGAGACAAGGAAATAGAACCATTTGTCTATCCTTTGACCAGTCTGCAAGATCCAGCTGCATTAATGAAATTCAAAGAAAATTTTCAAAAATGGAGTCAAGGTACTGAAAATTAAGCAAAAATTTGTTATAATGGATGAAAACGCTTAAAAGGGGTATTATCTTATGACAAAAACAATTGCAATCAATGCAGGAAGCTCAAGTTTGAAATGGCAACTCTATCAAATGCCAGAAGAAGTAGTATTGGCGAAAGGCTTGATTGAACGTATTGGCTTGAAAGACTCTATTTCAACTGTAAAATTCGACGGCCGTTCTGAAAAACAAATTCTTGATATTGACGATCACACACAAGCC
Above is a window of Streptococcus oralis subsp. dentisani DNA encoding:
- the comGC gene encoding competence type IV pilus major pilin ComGC; translation: MKKLMTNLKKAKAKAFTLVEMLVVLLIISVLLLLFVPNLTKQKDAVNDKGKAAVVKVVESQAELYSLDKNEDASLSKLQADGRITAEQAKAYKEYHAKQKTSQTVAD
- the comGD gene encoding competence type IV pilus minor pilin ComGD yields the protein MQNKKQVKLLRIKAFTMLESLLVLGLVSIIALGLSGSVQSSFAAVEEQIFFMEFEELYRETQKRSLASQQKTSLNLDGQTINNGSQKLTVPKGIQAPSGQTIHFDRAGGNSSLAKVEFQTSKGAIRYQLYLGNGKIKRIKETKN
- the comGE gene encoding competence type IV pilus minor pilin ComGE, whose product is MEKLNALRKLKIKAVILLEAVVALAIFASIATLLLGQIQKNRQEEAEILQKEEVLRVAKMALQTGQNQVKVNGVEIQVYSNEKGLEVYYGSEKLLDLKER
- the comGF gene encoding competence type IV pilus minor pilin ComGF, with amino-acid sequence MVQRNCSTLKSGKVRAFTLLESLVALIVISGSLLLFQAMSQLLISEVRYQQQSEQKEWLLFVEQLEAELERSQFEKVEGNRIYMKQDGKEIAVGKSKLDDFRKTDSSGRGYQPMVYGLKSAQITEENHLVRFHFQFQKGLEREFIYRVEKAKS
- the comGG gene encoding competence type IV pilus minor pilin ComGG; translation: MWKKQKVKAGVLLYAVTMAAIFSLLLQFYLNRQVAHRKDFALNKEKLAAFAMAKRSKDKVEQESGERVFNLGKVRYQNTKTGFATSVRMNKGNYEFLFPPMKTQEKKTAKKEEVATDSSQEPNQKKTENKADKKDNS
- a CDS encoding class I SAM-dependent methyltransferase gives rise to the protein MKHDFNHKAETFDSPKNIFLANLVCQAVEKQIDLLSDKEILDFGGGTGLLALPLAKQAKSVTIVDISEKMLEQARLKTYQQEIRNLQLLEQDLLVNPLEQQFDLIVVSRVLHHMPNLDATLAMFHHHLRENGQVLIADFVKTDTNHHGFDLAELETKLAQFGFSSIDSQILYSAEGLFLGNYAELFLTVAQKSLAD
- a CDS encoding class I SAM-dependent methyltransferase, translating into MDFEKIEQAYTYLLENVQVIQSDLVTNFYDALVEQNSIYLDGETELEQVKENNQALKHLALRKEEWLKTYQFLLMKAGQTEPLQANHQFTPDAIALLLVLVVEELLDQEEISILEIGSGMGILGATFLTSLAKKVDYLGIEVDDLLIDLAASMADVIGLQAGFVQGDAVRPQMLKESDVVISDLPVGYYPDDAIASRYQVASSQEHTYAHHLLMEQGIKYLKSNGYAIFLAPSDLLTSPQSDLLKGWLKDEVSLAAIIALPEDIFSIASQAKSIFVLQKKRDKEIEPFVYPLTSLQDPAALMKFKENFQKWSQGTEN